Genomic window (Pristiophorus japonicus isolate sPriJap1 chromosome 9, sPriJap1.hap1, whole genome shotgun sequence):
cacctgcgctaatttctacttatgcggctcggtgtcaaatttttatctcataatactcctgtgaagagccttgggatgtttcattacgttaaaggcgctgtataagttgttgttgttgaagagaaATCGGCCCCAGGGCCAAAATGTCCGAGTAGTGGGGGCCGGAGCCGAGAGCTGGGTCAGAGAGCTCGGTGGCCTGGGACAGTGCGGGGGAGGGGCGGGCTGTGGGGGCGGAGCCTcggacagtgtgggggaggggcgggctGTGAGAGGGCGGAGCCTCGGACAGTGTGGGGGAGAGGCGGGCTGTGAGGGGGCGGAGCCTCGGACTGTGTGGTGGAGGGGCGGGCTGTGAGGGTGCGGAACCTCGAACAGTGTGAGGGAGGGGCTGGCTGTGAGGGGCGGGGCcttgggcagtgtgggggaggggcgggctGTGAGGGGGCGGAGCCTcggacagtgtgggggaggggcgggctGTGAGGGGGCGGAGCCTCGGACAGTGTGGGGGAGAGGCGGGCTGTGAGGGGGCGGAGCCTaggacagtgtgggggaggggtgggctgtGAGGGGGCGGGGCCTtggacagtgtgggggaggggcggtcTGTGAGGGGGTGGGGCCTCGtacagtgtgggggcggggcctcggacagtgcgggggaggggcgggctgtgagggggaggggactcgaacagtgtgggggaggggcgggctGTGAGGGGGCGGGGCCTCgaacagtgtgggggaggggctggctgTGAGGGGGCGGGGCTGTGAGGGGGCGGGGCCTCGGACAGTGCAGGGGAGGGGCGGGctgtgaggggagggcagggggagccGGTGATAGCGGCAGGCAGGTTTTGTGAACAGCATCCGCGTTGTTCAGGCGTAAAGTTCCGGCACTGTTTTTTGCAGATTGAGTTTGCATCCAAACAACAAATGATATTacctcactgaacagcctccatctTCCACCCTGGCTGCTTTACTGTGCTGGTACGGTGCGTGTCCCCGGATTGGGGTTCGAACACATGGGCACCCTCAGTGACGGTCTCTGTGCTGCTTGTGTGATCCCCTCATGAACAAGCTTTAATTCCCCAAAGGTTGTCAAGGCAGAGAGCCGTGTTGGTGACATCTCCAAGATTTGATTCTGGCCGCCTGCTCTCCCCAGCACGCTGTTTTAAACCCTGCCCCCGTCAGGCACTTTCATTGCCTCCACAAATAAATTATCTCAGGATCTGGGCGACATTGACAGGCTCGGCATTTCTTGGCCATCCCTGGGTCACTTcacagggcagctaagagtcatacCTGCCGGTGTGTGCAATGCAcgcgcctgtgagtatgctcacaggtgcctctcttccgcggttatatccgagccaggctgtcccgggagatggagcacacggtgtccaccggtacgctcacggccttccgtgagaggtgggcgccggagggactggagtgcatcatcacccccggcaaccaaactttaatttgatccatttaatgtccaaagcttaatttgtttatttgtcggttttagtgcccttttaataaggtggcacttgatttatagtttcaactttaaatagttgtagagctgttgcattgtgattgacttagccagtcacgcaatgttcacaagactcaataaaaccccagccagttgggttcagggaagccacgatgaggtatgtagttgtgagcctagtggatgaactgggaatgtgtagtgtgattgttaaacctttgttaataaaccaactagttcttaatagcaatgtgttgctctgaattcttaagcagcgaacccacgaagcaaatacattgcagtgtgagactggagtcacctatcggccagaccgggtaaggatggcaggattccttcccgaaaggacattcgagaaccagttgggtttttacgacaatccgacagcttcatggtgacTTTGACCAGCTTTTGAAAACGGAATTGATattttcaaactgccatggtggattTGAAATCCAGATTACTGGTTCCCCAAAGTGTTGATCAACAAGTGGTGGTGTGAGGAGGCATTCCATCGTAAGGAGCTTTGAGCGCTCCACTTCCTGCATCTTTGATTCATTGCACATTTGCTTCTTAATTattaagaaaggacttgcatttatatagcgcctttcacaacctcaggacatcacaaagtgctttacagccaatgaagaattctTGAAATGTGTCACtgtgtcataatgtaggaaacgcggcagccaatttgcacacagcaagctcccacaaacagcaatatgacaatgaccagataatctgttttagtgatgttgattgagggatgatgataatgatgaaatattggccaggacaccggggataactctcctgctcttcttcaaaatagtgccatgggatcttttacatccacctgagagagcagacggggcctcggtttaatgtctcatctgaaagacggcacctccaacagtgcagcactccctcagtactgcactagagcatCAGCCTGGGCTATAGGCTAATTCACCCAGAGGTAGGCACAGACAGGTCTATAAAGCCTGCGCTTATTAAGCAGTGTGCACTCACGTTATCATCTGTTCAAAATGTATTCAGTTAAAATAACATTGTTTTCAATTACTTCTAATTTGTAACAATGAAACTTCTAACATAGCTACCAAACGCTCCCAAAAATGCTAACAATTAAACTCTTATTTATTTTGTATTTACAGTAACTTAAATGACTCAAATTAAGAGAACATGAAAATTTGTAacatttcacctccgtaacatcgcccagctcagcccttgcctcagctcatctactgctgaagccctcatccatgcctttgttacctctagacttgactattccaatgcactcctggctggcctcccatcttccaccctccataaacttgaggtcatccaaacctcggtagtccgtgtcctaactcgcaccaagtcccactcatccatcacccttgtgctcgctgaccaacactggctcctggttaagcaacacctcaattttaaaattctcatcgtttacaaattcctccctgtggcctcgcccctccctatctctgtaatctcctccagcctcacaaccctccgagatgtctgcactccttaaattctgccctcaaGAGCATTCCtctttataatcactcaaccatcggtagacatgccttctgttgcctgggccccaagctctggaactccctccctcaacctctcctcctctctacctctctttcctcctttaagacactccttaaaacatatctctttgataaAGCTTTTGGTTAtcagcgctaatttctccttatgtggctcagtgacaaattttgtttgatattgctCCTGTgcagggccttgggatgttttactacgttaaaggcgctatataaatgcaagttgctgcagtTGAGTCAGTAGACACTCAAAGGGGTAGGAAGTAGTCCCGGGTGGTTGTGCAGAGGGTGGTATGGCATTGGCACCCGTTATACCCCCACTTGACACCGACGTCAATGGAGCCGGATATCGGGCCGGGCGTATAACGGGCGATCACTGCGCTACCATGCGCTTTGCCATCCCAAAGTACTGCTCCCTCTGGCCCCTGTGCTGCTCCATGGTTAGGTATCGGGTCACAGCAACTAGCCTTTCACCTGCTGGCTCTGTGAATGGGGCCGCCCCCATGCTGACTAAGACCGCAGGCCTCTCAGAGGGACAAGGAGCAATGCAGCCGCCATACAGCACCCTGCGATGGCCGTCGACCTATCCGACTCGGGACAGCACTGAGCGCAAACTGCAGCCGCAACTCCCCAGCCCAGTGTGACATTTTACACACTTGTAGACAGGAGGGATTGAGTAAACTCGGCCTacgttctctagagtttagaagaatgagaagtgatctcattgaaacatacaaaattcttacagggcttgacagggtagatgcagggaggatgtttcctctggctgggggagtctagaaccaggggtcacagtctcagaataaggggtcggccatttaggactgagatgaggagaaactcagagggtggtgaatctttggaattctctaccccagagggctgtggaggctcagtctttgagtataatcaagacacagatcgatagatttttggatactaagggaatcgagggatatggggatagtgcaggaaagtggagttgaggtagaagatcagccatgatttcactgaatggctcaaggggccgaatggcctgcatctgctaataattattatgttcttatgttaataaggGGTGGGGGGCGAAGATTCATTGTGCATCGTGCTCAGCGCACCAATATAATCACTTTCCATATCTGCTAAAAGGGTGCCATtatttttctcagtaactgaaatttctcagGTATAAAATAATCGATTAAACAAAAGAAGTGGGGTGAAAAGGGATTAAGTTGGTCCAATTTCTGCGACACTGGCCAATCATCAAATTGTCACTCAATAACTGCTCGATCTCGTCAAGCTGCATCAATCAGTTTCAGTGTCCAGCCCCACTGGCAGGGGAGTTGTCTGATGTTGAACCTGGGCAGCACCACAACAAGTCCCTGGTCTCCAAACGTCTCCCACTGCAGAGGCTGGGAGTATCCCACGAGGTTTACCTTGTTAATAAAAATAAAACAACACAGATAAACTCGATGGTGTGAGAGTTGGATTGCGCCAGGCTGAGCGCCTTAATCTGGTATCACGCGATTACGTTTTTATTGAAAGAACTCTGACCTTTGTTTTCCCTGCGGTGACGTAGGGAGCGCCAAGGTTCAGCAATCCGATTTTGGGCCAGGTGAGGAATATTGCATAAAGTAGCCGTTTCTCTGGTGCAGACGTGTACCTGTCAAAATACAGACCCGTGATCAGAAAATAGAATACCTAAAGCAGATTATAAACGCTGTCGACATTGAGTGTCCAGCCGCACACAGTAACAAGGGAATGTGTTACCCGGAAAACCGGACCACAGCGCCATCGAcaagagaggggaaggagtcagAGTGTTATTGAGCGGCATCGATGCTGCTTAACCCTTCTCCCaggggctgagggataaatattggcccaggacaccggggaaaactcccctgctcttcttcgcagtaGTGTCTTGGGGTCTTTTACTCCCACCTgcgaggtttaacgtctcatccaaaagtcgagGTAGTTGCTGcagtagatcatcatcataggccgtccctcgaatcgaggatgacttgcttccacgtcaaaaagttcacgggtgtttcaatgaaggacctaatattccagatcccgaactaaatcctgaagggtggaagatgcctgtgcgtggatttttttaacgtggggtggccgttgcacaccagccaccacacgggcttgacagagctcggtcttggcccagtagcaaggattatccaagacgactggagacctgctctgctgcacggacctagtgcgcacacatatcgcagtgtgggctgggcccgtgctgcccctgggccctcgcctcttctgggccccgaactcacgcctctcctgggccccgatcacgtctctctgcaatctctcgccgctccatcgccccgacctcgccgctcctgctgtatctgcccactgctccaatcgccgacctggatcttggtgacgtccctgttcactgccgttgctctcctgctccagcacgtgctgctccctgcagtggtacaccgccacgctgctctgtccgctccccgacctgctccgatggtgctcatagGCCGGGGgctcgctcagcctgctgggccaggccaccacgctgctccttccgctccccgaccTGCTCCGATAATACAGTGTCTGTAAATAACAGTTTTTGAAAAGTTCCAGGTCAGGTTAGGCGCGggagaatttacatttatatagcgccttgcacgacctcgttacgtcccaaagctctttacagccaatgaagtcgttttggcgtgtagtcacggttgtaatgtgggaaattggcagcagtcaatttgcgcacagcaagctcccacaaccagcaatgacataatgatcagataatctgttttagtgatgctggttaagggataattatattggccaggacgctggggataactcccccgctcttcttcaaaatagatcttttacatccacctgagagggcagacgaggcctcggtttaatgtctcatccgaaagacagcacctccgacagtgcagcgctccctcagcactgcactggagtgtcagcctggattatgggcttaattctctggagtgggacttgaacccatgaccttctgcctcACAGatgagagtactgcccactgagccacggctgacgtgtTGCGTTCTCCGACAGTGacattttgtgggggggggggggggaattttaacctatacAAACGGGTGTGTTGGGGTCGTATGGGAAGTTCAAGTGTTAAAATTGGAATCCCTGTCAGAAGCCACCTCTAACCCGCACACTTCCAGGtttaacggaggcggggcgggaatggGCAGCCAATCAGCTGCCAGGAGGCGGGGCAtcgatttaaatattacaatgaggctttactctgcatttagtgTTTAACTGCAGTGGGTCGGGTTTCTCAGGCCTGTAAAACACGGCAGTTACAGCGAGGCAGGGACTGCTGATTCCACACCGACCTGCTGGATCCAGTGTCCCTGCCGAACCCACCCCCCGCGATCAGAGACCCCCTCACGTGGCCACCAATCACCTTCCTGTACTCCCGCccgcccctcaccctcccaccaccctctcACCCACCGCCACTGCTGATCCTCAGGCTGGCCCcgatgctcccccccccaccccgtcgatGCTCCAGTCCCGATCGTTGGTTctctgcccccgccccctgcccacaCCCCTGTCCGTCTCTCCCTCCATCACCACCCCACACCCCTGATTCTCAGGAGTGCAGCCCCGATCCTCTCCCTGACAACCCCCCCACCTCCTGATCCCCTTCCCCCAGCCCCCacgtgatccctccctccctcctctctgcggcctatCACCACAGGCCGACACACCAGCCTCTCAAGCTGGCTGGCTGCGAGTGGGAATCAGGCGTCCTGTTAAAGTCGGCATTGCCTGCGGGAAACCTTATCCCCGGGTTTCCCGACCTGCCTCAGAGCTTCCCcaacacacccactccccccccaccccccccccacaacccgccTTCCCCATTAGAATCCAGCCCTTTGTGTCTAAATCCCTGCCCGCGCTGCTTTGGTTCTACACTTACCACACCCCGGGCGTGATGGTATCGTTCTGCTCCCGCCAGGGCTGGCTATTGTATATCGCCTCTCCGTTCACCCGCAGCCACTGCCCCATCTGCCTCAGCCTCTCCTCAAAGATGGGCAGTATCCGCCCGTCGTGAGTGGGCCCAATGTTCATTAACAGATTGCCTCCACAGGAAACGGTTTCCACCAGCGTCTGAAAGAAAGAACACCTGAAGTGGTGGCGCCCCTCACGGAAGAGTGTTCAGCAAATCATTTCCTGTCGGTTGCCATGTGGGGAAGCGGCGTTCATCTCGATGGAACTCACCACCTTGTCCGCAACGTGCAGTATCGCGGGCGGGCAAATGTTCctcaacccacccctccccccacccagcccaacccgcccctccccccacccaacccggccctccccacccaacccgcccctccccccacaccaccccgcccctccccccacccaacccgGCCCTCCCCACCCGGCccaacccgcccctccccccacaccaccccgcccctccccccacccaacccgGCCCTCCCCACCCGGCccaacccgcccctccccccacccagcccaacccgcccctccccccacaccaccccgcccctccccccacccaacccggcccaacccacccctccccccacccagcccaacccgcccctccccccacaccaccccgcccctccccccacccaacccgGCCCTCCCCACCCGGCccaacccgcccctccccccatccGACcagccccgcccctcccctccccccacccaacccccgcccggcccaacccacccctccccccacccggcccaacccgcccctccccccacccaacccgGTCCTTCCCACCCAACCCGGCCCTCCCCACCCGGCCCAAACCGCCCCTCCCCCCATCCGACcagccccgcccctcccctccccccacccaacccccgcccggcccaacccacccctccccccaccacaccccccacccGGCCCAACCCGGCCCTCCCCACCCGGCCCAACCCGCACCTCCCCCCACCTGGCacaacccgcccctccccccaccacacccccccacccggCCCAACccggccctccccccaccccacccccccacccggccCAAACCGCTCCTCCCCCAACCCGCCaaacccgccccaccccccacccggcccaacccacccctccccccacccggcccaacccgcccctccccccaccccgcccctccccccacccggaccaacccgcctctccccccaccccacccccaacccgcccctccccccacccggcccaacccgcccccccccccacccggcccaacccgcccctccccccacccggcccaacctgcccctccccccacccggcccaacccgcccctcccccacccggcCTAACctgccctgcccccccacccccgcctccacccagttgttgagtgttgttggagctgcactcatccaggcaagtattccatcacactcctgacttgtgccttgtagatggtggaaaggctttggggagtcaggaggtgagacactcgctgcagaatacccaacctctgacctactcttgtagtcacagtatttatttggctggtccagttaagtttctggtcaatggtgatccccaggatattgatggtgggggattcggtgatgggaatgccgttgaatgtcaggcaggtggttagactctcacttgttggagatagtcattgcctggcacttgtgtggtgtgaatgttacttgccacttatcagcccaagcctgaatgttgtccaggtcttgctgcttgcgggcgtggactccattatctgaggagttgagaatggaactgaacactgtgcaatcatcagcgaacatccccacctctgaccttatgatggtgggaaggtcattgatgaagcagctgaagatggttgggccaaggacactgccctgaggaactcctgcagcgatgtcctggggctgagatgattgacctccaaccaccacaaccatcttcctttgtgctcggtatgactccagccagtggagagttttctccctgattcccattgacttcagttttactggggctccttgatgccacactcgatcaactgctgccttgatgtcaagggcagtcactctcacctcacctctggaactcggcctgtttgtccatgtttggaccaaggctgtaatgaggtctggagccgagtggtcctagcggaacccaaactgggcatcggtgagcaggttattggtgagtaagtgccgcttgatagcactgtcaacaacatcatccatcactttgctgataattgagagtagactgatggggcggtaattggccggattggatttttcctgctttttgtggacaggacatacaagCAGTTTTCCCATTTTCGGGtatatgccagtgttgtagctgtactggaacagcttggctcgaggagcgtctagttctggagcataagtcttcagcacaacagccgggtcatttgttgatatcacgtggagtgaatctaattggctgacgactggcttctgtgatggtggggacctcaggaggaggccaacatggatcatccactcggcacttatgACCAAAGATGGTTGTCTTTCACAGTAGATAGAGGGATAGGTAGTGGgttcgagagagagaaagagggatagataaagagagtgagatagattgttagaggaatagagagagagttagattgaTAAagggatagatagagatatagatatatagagagagagagagctaagaGGGATAGATAGAGctagagatagagggatagatatagggtgagagagcgaaagagagagtgaCGGACAGACAGACATGTTTTACCTTTACCAGTTGTTCTATTGAAAGGTAATCGCTGAGGGTTGCCTCTCTCCTGTATCCCCAGGACTTGGTGTCGATCGTCATACAATTCTCCCACTTGTGGGGCAGGAGGTGACCGGGGTTATACCGGTCGGCACAGGTGTAGTAGCCGCCATGTTTGCAGATTGTGCCGTAACCCCAGCGGTCATTGGTGACAACCGTCTTTCCCACAGGGCTAGAATAGCAATAAGAGTGGTTTAGCCGTGTGTAATTGGGGGCGCATGCCATTTATTTGAC
Coding sequences:
- the fuca2 gene encoding plasma alpha-L-fucosidase isoform X2, translating into MERNYAPGFTYADFAPMFSATFFDAAQWADLLSASGAKYVVLTAKHHEGFTLWGSKYSWNWNAIDTGPHRDLVGELADAVRNRTGLRFGLYHSLFEWFNPAFLEDAANVFTTNKFPAEKSLPELYEIVNKYRPEILWSDGDGNAPDTYWNSTGFLDWLYNHSPVGKTVVTNDRWGYGTICKHGGYYTCADRYNPGHLLPHKWENCMTIDTKSWGYRREATLSDYLSIEQLVKTLVETVSCGGNLLMNIGPTHDGRILPIFEERLRQMGQWLRVNGEAIYNSQPWREQNDTITPGVWYTSAPEKRLLYAIFLTWPKIGLLNLGAPYVTAGKTKVNLVGYSQPLQWETFGDQGLVVVLPRFNIRQLPCQWGWTLKLIDAA